TTATACACACGCTGGTCTTCATGCTGTGTAGTAACTTTTGGTTCAAGTTTCCTGGGTCGAGCTCCAAAATTGAACACTTCATTTCAATACTTGGGAAATGTTTTGATTCTCCCTGGACAACAAGAGCCTTATCTGAAGTATCAGGAGAAGACTCTGAAGAGAAAGATAACAGGAAGAACAACATAAACAAGTCTAATACTATCCAGCCAAGCGCTGAAGGCACTCTGGTCAAGACACAGTCTTTAAAATCAATCCCTGAGAAGCTGGTTGTGGATAAGGGAACACCTGGGGCATTAGACAAGAAAGAAGGTGAGCAGGCCAAAGCACTGTTTGAAAAGGTGAAGAAATTTAGACTGCATGTTGAGGAGGGTGATATACTCTATGTCATGTATGTTCGCCAGACTGTGCTTAAGGTAATTAAATTCCTTATTATTATTGCATACAACACAGCACTCGTCTCAGAAGTTAATTTTACAGTAGTCTGTAATGTTGATATAGAAGACATGACAGGATACAAGAATTTTTGCTGTAATCACACGATGGCACATCTGTTCTCTAAACTCTCCTACTGCTACCTGTGCTTTGTAAGCATCTATGGTCTCACATGCCTTTATACTTTATACTGGTTGTTCTATCGCTCGCTGAAAGAATATTCCTTTGAATATGTTCGGCAAGAGACAGGAATCGATGATATCCCAGATGTCAAGAACGACTTTGCTTTTATGCTTCATATGATAGATCAATATGATCCTCTCTATTCCAAGAGGTTTGCTGTCTTCCTGtctgaagtcagtgaaaatAAGCTGAAACAGCTGAACTTAAACAATGAGTGGACCGCGGATAAACTGAGACAACGGCTACAGATGAACTCCCATAGCCATTTGGAGCTACAGCTTTTCATGCTCTCTGGACTACCAGACACTGTTTTTGAAATTACTGAGCTGCAGTCTTTAAAGCTTGAAATTATTAACAATGTAATGATACCAGCAACCATTGCACAGTTGGACAATCTCCAGGAGCTCTCATTGCACCAATGTTCTGTGAAGATCCACAGCGCTGCCTTGGCATTTCTGAAGGAGAATCTCAAGATCTTGAGCGTCAAGTTTGATGACATCAGAGAACTTCCCCACTGGATGTATGGCCTCAGAAATTTGGAAGAACTCTATTTAATTGGCTCCTTAAGTCATGATATTTCCAAAAACATTACGTTGGAGTCTTTTCGGGAACTTAAAAGCCTTAAAGTTCTTTACATAAAAAGTAACTTGTCTAAAATCCCACAATCTGCTGTCGATGTTTCAAGTCACCTTCAAAAATTGTGCATCCATAATGATGGCACTAAGCTGGTGATGCTCAACAACCTGAAGAAGATGGTCAACTTGACACAGCTGGAATTGGTTCACTGTGATTTGGAACGCATACCTCATGCAGTCTTCAGCCTTCTCAGTCTTCAGGAATtggatttaaaggaaaacaacctCAAATCAATTGAAGAAATAGTAAGTTTTCAACATCTGAGAAAACTGACGATCCTAAAGCTGTGGTACAACAGTATAACATACATCCCAGAGCATATAAAGAAACTCACTAGTCTTGAACGGCTTTCCTTCAGCCATAACAAAATAGAGGTTCTTCCATCCCACCTATTCCTATGCAACAAAATCAGATATTTGGATTTGTCTTACAATGACATTCGCTTTATCCCACCTGAAATAGGAGTTCTTCAGAGTTTACAGTACTTTTCCATTACTTGCAACAAAGTGGAGAGTGTGCCAGATGAACTATACTTTTGCAAAAAACTTAAGACTCtgaaaattgggaaaaataacTTGTCAGTCCTTTCACCTAAAATTGGTAATTTGGTATTCCTCTCCCACTTGGATATTAAAGGCAATCACTTTGAAATTCTCCCAGCTGAACTTGGTGAATGTAGATCTCTGAAGCGGACTGGTTTCACTGTAGAGGACACCTTGTTTGAAACGTTGCCTTCTGATGTCAGGGAACAAATGAAAGCTGAATAACTAACTTCCTCTTGCtcagttttacagaaataatgctTCTACCAAATATGCTGTAGAAAGTGCATACTCTGAATATGCATttagtttgtgattttttttttctttttcaagaagtCCTTTCTGTACAAAGCAATTTGGAGTAAGGagtacatatatttttaataaaattttctcgtattttttcactgttttaagatattttaagtttattttacCCTGAGAACAAGGGTGTCTGTAACTTAATTTTTACTGgcaaaagtaaatgtttttatctgatgactttttttttttttttttttttttttttttactttggctAATCCCAACAGGGGAACTGTGTATAAGTTGTATGCTTTGAATTGCATAATTTGTAACAGGTGATTATATTGTCTTCCTGGTTATTGTTAGTCCCTTAGGATGTGGTCTTCAACGGGTAATCCTGCAGGTGTTGGGTGCCCTGttccctcttttcttcagtGGGAGCTGAAGGTGTTCAACATCTAACAAGATCTGGGTTgaccttccttttatttatgaCACTGTTTTCTCACACGGTCAAAGCAGATAGAAAAGGTTCTTTATGTACAAAGGCTGGAGGTATTTTAATGGGTCTGAGGGATCATGCAGAATTCCTCCAGGGCCTTTTGGAAAATTTAGTCCAGGTCTCCATTCACATGCAGCACCAAACAGGAGGCACTGACTGCAGTTTCCTCTCCAGAGCTGGAAGAGTAAGGCCATAGGTCACAGAGGAGTCACTACCAAAATGGCTCATGCTGAAGGTTTTCTGAACAATGCAGAGAGGTTCAGGGGCCAATTTCCTGCTGACTTAAGTTTAAGGGGTGCAACGAACTCACTGTTTTGGAAAAGTCAATGCAGGGAGACAAAACACTAATTTCAAAAATCCCCTACCTATCTTCCACTAAAAGCCCAGTACCGCAAGTGAGCAAGTGTCCTCTGTGTCCCTCAAGGATGCTGGGCAGCTTGCAGGACTGGGATTCAGAAAAAGTGCAATCGTGTTTAGTTTGTAAAGTTTCTGGCAAGGAAATGATATTATTTTTAGCAGCTAATATGCTCCTTTTTTTGAACTTTGGTATTGTATTACAAGCTCAACACAGGAACATTTGCAAATTTGGAAAACTGAGGTTAAATGAATACATTAACTTCTCAAAACTCTCAGCCTACCAAAGGGCAGTGATGAAGGCTATATTTTCATCTCCCAAATAGTAATTAAATTGGAAATCATACAGTTGGAtgtcagctttttaaaatattttaataatctgTAATATCTTTAATGCATCAGGCTGGGAACTTTGTCCTCTGAAACCATTCTCAGTTGTTTGTttatccagcttttttttttaatttatccaGCCTTTTATTTATCCATCCTTTCTCTTAGGCAAGTTTGGCAGGTATAGTCTTTGATAACTCTTGTGCTACTCACAAACTAATTTAagctaataaaaataaccatatAAAAAATAACCAAGCAAAATATCTTGCCGGGAGGAGATTTCTTCATCCTCTCCAACGACGCATATTTGAGTCAGATGCAGGCACTGGATAAATGCTTTGCAAGAATATCTAGGAGTAACTACTTCTTTCTGTAGGAGGCAATGCTGTTTATAAATTGCAGAGGTTGAGTTGCAGATTGTTTAAAgttatgtaaaataatttttgatgaTTGTCAGGTTGGTTGCTTTTCAATGTTCTCTAACTGCCATTGCATGTCTTGAACTCCAGTTAATCTGGGTTCTTGAGCTTATTGTTGTTTTGAGTCTGATTTATAAAGGTGGGGAGacaatctaaaataaatatttcctcgTTAATCCAGGGTATGCTGCGCAATCTGGTAAGTGGGCTTGCTACATTACCAAGTCAGACTTGCTTTTTGCGCTTGGCTATGTTCTGCAGAGAATCTGTGTGATTAATCAGAAATGGGTCAGGCGTGAAAGAATCAGAACaagctttttttaaagtggTTTAATTTAGTTCTGTAAAAGACCTATAACTGATGTAGCTGTTGCAAGAGTTACTCTTACTCATATGGAATGCACTTATTGGAACAGCTTggcagtatatatatatatatacatattctaAATGTATTTCGCTTTGAT
The sequence above is drawn from the Anas acuta chromosome 8, bAnaAcu1.1, whole genome shotgun sequence genome and encodes:
- the LRRC8C gene encoding volume-regulated anion channel subunit LRRC8C, yielding MIPVTEFRQFSEQQPAFRVLKPWWDVFTDYLSVAMLMIGVFGCTLQVMQDKIICLPKRVQPCQNQSNSSNVFSTIPDTTPLPPPKPSTPPATVEMKGLKTDLDLQQYSFINQVCYERALHWYAKYFPYLVLIHTLVFMLCSNFWFKFPGSSSKIEHFISILGKCFDSPWTTRALSEVSGEDSEEKDNRKNNINKSNTIQPSAEGTLVKTQSLKSIPEKLVVDKGTPGALDKKEGEQAKALFEKVKKFRLHVEEGDILYVMYVRQTVLKVIKFLIIIAYNTALVSEVNFTVVCNVDIEDMTGYKNFCCNHTMAHLFSKLSYCYLCFVSIYGLTCLYTLYWLFYRSLKEYSFEYVRQETGIDDIPDVKNDFAFMLHMIDQYDPLYSKRFAVFLSEVSENKLKQLNLNNEWTADKLRQRLQMNSHSHLELQLFMLSGLPDTVFEITELQSLKLEIINNVMIPATIAQLDNLQELSLHQCSVKIHSAALAFLKENLKILSVKFDDIRELPHWMYGLRNLEELYLIGSLSHDISKNITLESFRELKSLKVLYIKSNLSKIPQSAVDVSSHLQKLCIHNDGTKLVMLNNLKKMVNLTQLELVHCDLERIPHAVFSLLSLQELDLKENNLKSIEEIVSFQHLRKLTILKLWYNSITYIPEHIKKLTSLERLSFSHNKIEVLPSHLFLCNKIRYLDLSYNDIRFIPPEIGVLQSLQYFSITCNKVESVPDELYFCKKLKTLKIGKNNLSVLSPKIGNLVFLSHLDIKGNHFEILPAELGECRSLKRTGFTVEDTLFETLPSDVREQMKAE